The Burkholderia pyrrocinia genome has a segment encoding these proteins:
- a CDS encoding sigma-54-dependent transcriptional regulator: MANRLQVIYIEDDALVRRASVQSLQLAGFDVAGFESAEAAEKAIVADTAGAIVSDIRLPGASGLDVLAQCRERVPDVPVILVTGHGDISMAVQAMRDGAYDFIEKPFAAERLIETVRRALERRELVLENHALRRELAGQNAVAPRIIGRSPAIEQVRKLIANVAPTDASVLINGDTGAGKELIARSLHELSPRRDKPFIAVNCGALPEPMFESEMFGYEPGAFTGAAKRRVGKLEYASGGTLFLDEIESMPLALQVKLLRVLQDGVLERLGSNQPIRVNCRVVAAAKGDMSELVAAGTFRRDLLYRLNVVTIALPPLAERREDIVPLFEHFMLDAAVRYGRPAPVLTDRQRASLMQRDWPGNVRELHNAADRFVLGVADMPQETGAGGDAADNEQTLKERIEQFERAVIAEALNQTGGAVAATADRLHVGKATLYEKMKRYGLSAKGETER, translated from the coding sequence ATGGCCAACCGGCTGCAAGTGATCTATATCGAAGACGATGCGCTCGTTCGCCGGGCGAGCGTGCAGAGCCTTCAACTGGCGGGCTTCGACGTCGCCGGCTTCGAGTCGGCCGAAGCGGCCGAGAAGGCGATCGTCGCGGACACCGCCGGCGCGATCGTCAGCGACATCCGGCTGCCCGGCGCAAGCGGGCTCGACGTGCTCGCGCAGTGCCGCGAGCGCGTGCCCGACGTGCCCGTGATCCTCGTCACCGGGCACGGCGACATCTCGATGGCCGTGCAGGCGATGCGCGACGGCGCGTACGACTTCATCGAGAAGCCGTTCGCGGCCGAGCGCCTGATCGAGACGGTGCGCCGCGCGCTCGAGCGCCGCGAGCTCGTGCTCGAGAACCATGCGCTGCGACGCGAGCTGGCCGGGCAGAACGCCGTCGCGCCGCGCATCATCGGCCGCAGCCCCGCGATCGAGCAGGTGCGCAAGCTGATCGCGAATGTCGCGCCCACCGACGCGTCGGTGCTGATCAACGGCGACACCGGCGCCGGCAAGGAACTGATCGCGCGCAGCCTGCACGAGCTGTCGCCGCGCCGCGACAAGCCGTTCATCGCGGTGAATTGCGGCGCGCTGCCCGAGCCGATGTTCGAGTCGGAGATGTTCGGCTACGAGCCCGGCGCGTTCACCGGCGCCGCGAAGCGGCGCGTCGGCAAGCTCGAATACGCGTCCGGCGGCACGCTGTTCCTCGACGAAATCGAAAGCATGCCGCTCGCGCTGCAGGTGAAGCTGCTGCGCGTGCTGCAGGACGGCGTGCTGGAGCGGCTCGGTTCGAACCAGCCGATCCGCGTGAACTGCCGTGTCGTCGCGGCCGCGAAGGGCGACATGAGCGAGCTCGTCGCGGCCGGCACGTTCCGGCGCGACCTGCTGTACCGGCTCAACGTCGTGACGATCGCGCTGCCGCCGCTGGCCGAGCGCCGCGAGGACATCGTGCCGCTGTTCGAGCACTTCATGCTCGATGCGGCGGTGCGCTACGGGCGGCCCGCGCCCGTGCTGACCGACCGGCAGCGCGCGAGCCTGATGCAGCGCGACTGGCCCGGCAACGTGCGCGAGCTGCACAACGCGGCCGACCGCTTCGTGCTCGGCGTGGCCGACATGCCGCAGGAAACGGGCGCGGGCGGCGACGCCGCCGACAACGAGCAGACGCTGAAGGAGCGCATCGAGCAGTTCGAGCGCGCGGTGATCGCCGAGGCGTTGAACCAGACGGGCGGCGCGGTCGCCGCGACGGCCGACCGGCTGCATGTCGGCAAGGCGACGCTGTACGAGAAGATGAAGCGCTACGGGCTGTCGGCGAAAGGCGAAACCGAGCGCTGA
- a CDS encoding TlpA disulfide reductase family protein produces the protein MNTTPPARRSAGPVRYIVAAAVVAAIAVAGFFAFNGKSSVPDATFTLLSGQKVSTAGDLKGKVYLVNFWATSCATCMQEMPQMVDTYNRFKGQGLEFVAVAMNYDPPMYVANYAQTRQLPFKVALDDGSVAKQFGNVQLTPTTFVVDRNGKILKRYVGAPQFAELDALLKKALDSNAA, from the coding sequence ATGAACACCACGCCTCCCGCCCGCCGCAGCGCCGGCCCTGTCCGCTACATCGTCGCGGCCGCCGTCGTCGCGGCCATCGCCGTAGCCGGCTTCTTCGCGTTCAACGGCAAGTCCAGCGTGCCGGACGCGACGTTCACGCTGCTGTCGGGCCAGAAGGTCTCGACCGCCGGCGACCTGAAGGGCAAGGTCTATCTCGTGAATTTCTGGGCGACGAGCTGCGCGACCTGCATGCAGGAAATGCCGCAGATGGTCGATACCTATAACCGCTTCAAGGGTCAGGGGCTGGAATTCGTCGCGGTCGCGATGAACTACGATCCGCCGATGTACGTCGCGAACTACGCGCAGACGCGCCAGTTGCCGTTCAAGGTCGCGCTCGACGACGGCAGCGTCGCGAAGCAGTTCGGCAACGTGCAGCTCACGCCGACGACCTTCGTCGTCGACAGGAACGGCAAGATCCTGAAGCGCTACGTCGGCGCACCGCAGTTCGCGGAACTCGATGCGCTGCTCAAGAAGGCGCTCGACAGCAACGCAGCCTGA